Below is a window of Arcobacter sp. LA11 DNA.
TTATTTAGCATATTATTTTTAAGCATTTTTTATTGTTATTATCTAATAACATATTTTAGCATATAAATCTGATAAGCTGGTACTAATTAATTTAACTTTCGATTCTTTTACTCTTTAAGGTAGTTTCAAGCCCTTGTTTTGGAGCTTGTGGAATTAAAAAAGAAAAACCAAATGACAATAAAGCAATACCAGTTCCTATTATAAATACTAAAGAATGAGAATATAACCAAACTAATCCTAATAATACTGGTAAAAAAACAGCTGCAATGTGATTTATCGTAAATGAAATAGCACTTGCACTTGCAATATCTTTTGGATCTGCAATTTTCTGAAAGTATGTTTTAAGAGCAATAGCCATAGAAAATAATATGTGATCAATCACAAATAGAAAAAATGCAATATATACATTATCTACAAAAGCATAAGAGAAAAATACTAACATCAACCCTAGATACTCAATTCTTAATGTAATTCTTTCTCCAAATCTAGCAATAAATCTACCAATTTTAGGCGCAAAATACATATTTAATATTGAATTTATAAAAAGTAACGCAACCATGTTATGAATATCTACACCAAACTTTTCAACAAGTAAAAAACCCGCAAATACTATAAAAATTTGTCTTCTAGCACCTGCAAAAAATGTTAGAACATAAAATAACCAGTACTCTTTTTTCAAAACTAACTTTTTTTCTTGAACTACATCATCTTTAAAATGCTCAAATGCTATCCATGCCAAAATTCCAGTTAAAAATGTAGAACCACCAAAAAACAAATACACATACTTATACTCAACTGAATAAAATTTCATCATAATATAAATTATCACAAAAGCTACCAGTCCTGTAAAAGATTTTGCGGCAGTAATTTTCCCTAAAACTATTGGTGCTTTATCTTTACTCAACCATTGAAGAGATAAAGATTGATTTAAAGTTTCAAGATAGTGAAATCCTATTGACATAATCACAGTAGTGATATAAAGCCCTATAGCAGTTGGAAAATATCCAGTTAGCATAACACCAATACCTAACATTATCATAGATATATAAGCTAATCTTTGTTGAGCTATAAACATAATTGCAAGAATAACAGTAAAAGCCAAAAATCCAGGTATTTCTCTAAGACTCTGTAAAATACCAATCTGACTTCCATCAAAAGATGCAACTTCAATAACAAAATTATTAAGAAGACTCATCCAAGCTGAAAATGAAAATACCATTGAAATAGCCATCACATAAAGTAAGGCTTCTCTTGATTTAAATAAATTTTTCATTTAATAATACTTTTTATTAATTTTTGCGAATAGTATCACTAAAGGTTAATTATGTCAAATATTTAATAGTGATACTTGATATATAAATTTTTAATACTATTCTAAAACTTCAAGCACAATCTATTAGCTAAAAAAAGTCTATTTTACTTCTTTTAACCATTTATAAATTGCAGCTCTAGATACATCTAAGGCTT
It encodes the following:
- a CDS encoding MFS transporter, whose amino-acid sequence is MKNLFKSREALLYVMAISMVFSFSAWMSLLNNFVIEVASFDGSQIGILQSLREIPGFLAFTVILAIMFIAQQRLAYISMIMLGIGVMLTGYFPTAIGLYITTVIMSIGFHYLETLNQSLSLQWLSKDKAPIVLGKITAAKSFTGLVAFVIIYIMMKFYSVEYKYVYLFFGGSTFLTGILAWIAFEHFKDDVVQEKKLVLKKEYWLFYVLTFFAGARRQIFIVFAGFLLVEKFGVDIHNMVALLFINSILNMYFAPKIGRFIARFGERITLRIEYLGLMLVFFSYAFVDNVYIAFFLFVIDHILFSMAIALKTYFQKIADPKDIASASAISFTINHIAAVFLPVLLGLVWLYSHSLVFIIGTGIALLSFGFSFLIPQAPKQGLETTLKSKRIES